The Borrelia hispanica CRI genome includes a window with the following:
- a CDS encoding DUF787 family protein translates to EIFTYDYIKYEFIAELIRIWNLNNRQNSKLSELQLSGQRDNAYSAAIECKLKELIDSGLIVSYSKLKIQISASAALKLFLSINITYNHSMKGVVLNITTQDIQSYQNSLKEVK, encoded by the coding sequence GAAATTTTTACTTATGACTATATCAAATATGAATTTATTGCAGAACTTATTAGAATATGGAACTTAAATAATAGACAAAATAGTAAATTATCAGAACTTCAACTATCAGGACAAAGAGATAATGCTTATAGTGCTGCTATTGAATGCAAACTTAAAGAACTTATTGATTCAGGTCTAATTGTTTCTTATTCTAAACTCAAAATACAAATATCGGCAAGTGCTGCACTAAAACTATTCTTATCAATAAATATTACTTATAACCATTCTATGAAAGGAGTGGTATTAAATATCACAACACAAGATATACAAAGCTATCAAAATAGTTTAAAGGAGGTTAAATAA